In one window of Gemmatimonadota bacterium DNA:
- a CDS encoding protein kinase: protein MTDAPAPLAAALADRYHLERELGQGGMATVYLARDLRHERQVAIKVLRPELAAVIGAERFLREIKTIATLQHPHILGLIDSGEVQGTAYYVMPYVEGESLRDRLSREKQLPIAEAVRLATQVAGALDYAHRHGIIHRDIKPENVLLHDGSALVADFGIALAVSKTGGTRMTETGMSLGTPHYMSPEQAMGEREITARSDVYALGAMTYEMLAGEPPFTGPTAQAIIAKVMTGEPASLVAQRKSVPEAVEAAVFTALEKLPADRWASAKEFADALAGDGSATRRLGGTSARPSRRVAGSPSRRGLVIAGLVALVTLAAGYLAGRRGAAAAGPSVYDLALPDTARMSFSLVNVSSAYGTPLRNLSVAASGDFLVYAALHGDSTELWVRSLRDASTRPITGTIGATAPRLSPDGTRVAYFDGVGVMVTPLAGGEARRLLDVQAASALDWLGPDTLLVLHGDGSALAQVDLRAGVVRNSAIVRCPLGTWVPTTREFLCSWNLSFFLVDPATGARREVRLAAGPDVGVRGTAPRIVRDRYFIYLDADGDLAGAAFDLKTARMGQPITLLSGVRREDLGEGQFDITADGDLVFAAGGDGTIGRIVRLARGGVPEALPVPAGPFQRFDLSPDGRWLATAVPTPGRQELRLYDLRDSQALTWWSAEYVRHPVWSPRGDAILFSVRDSTRYSVLYGAPNSGRSPDTLYTTVDPARYQDPIDFRMPGAIVLQDWEASRVTWVAGPTAWTQETPLVARDARFASVSPGGRFLAYNTVEGSHVMVTSFPEPGRRWQVATAGVEPIWLSATELLYRLGAAWYTVRIDPATGEATGPGTFWARDPRFSDTSGWSNRPTSDGRIIYLQGPEEVSVGYLRVMPRWTGQLRAAVDAAN, encoded by the coding sequence GTGACTGACGCCCCCGCCCCCCTCGCCGCCGCGCTCGCCGACCGCTACCACCTCGAGCGCGAGCTCGGCCAGGGCGGGATGGCCACCGTCTACCTGGCCCGGGACCTCAGGCACGAGCGCCAGGTGGCCATCAAGGTCCTGCGCCCGGAGCTCGCGGCCGTCATCGGCGCCGAGCGCTTCCTGCGCGAGATCAAGACCATCGCCACCCTGCAGCACCCGCACATCCTCGGCCTGATCGACAGCGGGGAAGTGCAGGGCACCGCCTACTACGTGATGCCCTACGTCGAGGGGGAGAGCCTCCGCGACCGGCTCAGCCGTGAGAAGCAGCTGCCCATCGCGGAGGCGGTGCGGCTGGCCACCCAGGTGGCCGGCGCACTCGACTACGCCCACCGGCACGGGATCATCCATCGCGACATCAAGCCGGAGAACGTGCTGCTGCACGACGGCAGCGCGCTGGTGGCCGACTTCGGCATCGCGCTGGCGGTGAGCAAGACCGGCGGCACCCGGATGACCGAGACGGGGATGAGCCTCGGCACGCCGCACTACATGAGCCCCGAGCAGGCCATGGGCGAGCGGGAGATCACCGCGCGCTCCGACGTGTACGCGCTGGGGGCGATGACCTACGAGATGCTGGCCGGAGAGCCGCCGTTCACCGGCCCCACCGCGCAGGCGATCATCGCCAAGGTGATGACGGGGGAGCCGGCGAGCCTGGTGGCCCAGCGGAAGAGCGTGCCGGAGGCGGTGGAGGCGGCGGTGTTCACGGCGCTGGAGAAGCTGCCGGCGGATCGGTGGGCGTCCGCGAAGGAGTTTGCCGATGCGCTGGCCGGGGACGGCTCGGCGACGCGACGGCTCGGCGGCACGAGTGCACGGCCGAGTCGCCGAGTCGCCGGGTCGCCGAGCCGCCGCGGCCTCGTCATCGCGGGACTCGTCGCGCTGGTAACGCTTGCCGCGGGGTACCTCGCGGGCCGCCGGGGCGCGGCGGCGGCCGGTCCCAGCGTCTATGACCTGGCCCTGCCGGACACTGCCCGCATGTCGTTCAGCCTGGTGAACGTCTCCAGCGCCTACGGCACGCCGCTGCGGAACCTCTCCGTGGCGGCCTCCGGGGACTTCCTGGTTTACGCGGCCCTGCACGGCGACTCGACGGAGCTCTGGGTGCGGAGCCTCCGTGACGCCTCGACGCGGCCCATCACCGGCACCATCGGGGCCACCGCTCCGCGACTCTCGCCTGACGGCACGCGGGTGGCCTACTTCGACGGCGTGGGGGTGATGGTCACGCCGCTGGCCGGCGGCGAGGCGCGCCGCCTGCTCGACGTGCAGGCGGCCTCCGCGCTGGATTGGCTCGGCCCGGATACGCTGCTGGTGCTGCACGGCGACGGGAGCGCCCTCGCCCAGGTGGACCTGCGGGCGGGCGTCGTCCGGAATTCGGCCATCGTTCGCTGCCCGCTGGGCACCTGGGTGCCGACCACCCGGGAGTTCCTCTGCAGCTGGAACCTGTCGTTTTTCCTGGTCGATCCCGCCACCGGCGCCCGACGCGAGGTCCGCCTGGCTGCCGGGCCTGATGTGGGGGTACGGGGGACGGCCCCCCGCATCGTCCGGGACCGGTATTTCATCTACCTCGACGCCGACGGCGACCTCGCCGGCGCCGCGTTCGACCTCAAGACCGCGCGCATGGGGCAGCCGATCACGCTGCTCAGCGGCGTGCGCCGGGAGGACCTCGGCGAGGGGCAGTTCGACATCACGGCCGATGGCGACCTGGTCTTCGCTGCCGGTGGCGACGGTACCATCGGCCGTATCGTGCGGCTGGCCAGGGGTGGGGTCCCGGAGGCGCTGCCGGTGCCGGCGGGTCCCTTTCAGCGCTTCGACCTGAGCCCCGACGGTCGCTGGCTCGCCACGGCCGTGCCCACCCCGGGGCGGCAGGAGCTGCGGCTGTATGACCTGCGCGACAGCCAGGCCCTCACCTGGTGGAGCGCCGAGTACGTGCGCCACCCGGTCTGGTCGCCGCGGGGCGACGCGATCCTCTTCTCGGTGCGCGATTCCACCCGCTACTCCGTGCTCTACGGCGCGCCCAACAGTGGCCGGAGCCCGGACACCCTGTACACCACGGTGGACCCGGCGCGCTACCAGGACCCGATCGACTTCCGGATGCCTGGCGCGATCGTGCTGCAGGACTGGGAGGCCTCGCGCGTCACCTGGGTGGCCGGTCCCACCGCATGGACGCAGGAGACGCCGCTGGTGGCCCGCGATGCCCGCTTCGCCTCGGTCTCGCCGGGCGGCCGGTTCCTCGCGTACAACACCGTTGAAGGCAGCCACGTGATGGTGACGTCGTTCCCGGAGCCGGGGAGGCGGTGGCAGGTGGCCACCGCAGGCGTCGAGCCGATCTGGCTCTCCGCCACCGAGCTGCTCTATCGCCTCGGCGCGGCCTGGTACACGGTGCGCATCGACCCGGCCACCGGCGAGGCCACGGGGCCGGGCACCTTCTGGGCCCGCGATCCGCGCTTCTCCGACACCAGCGGCTGGTCCAACCGCCCCACCAGCGACGGGCGCATCATCTACCTGCAGGGCCCCGAGGAGGTAAGCGTCGGTTACCTCCGCGTCATGCCCCGCTGGACCGGGCAGCTCCGCGCCGCGGTGGACGCGGCCAACTGA